GCTAGGGGAGCTCTGAATGAAGTCTTCCGCAGCCCGGGCCGGGTCGTCGCGAGAGAGCTGCGCGTGCGTCAGCGCAGTGGTGAATGGCTGTGGATACTGGTCAGAGCCTGCCTGGTTCGGGATCGTAACGGGGAGCCCATCCGTCTTGTGGCGGCACAGAGCGACATACAGGCCCTCGTGGAGGCGCGGCAGTCGCTTGAGCGAGCACGTGATGAGGCCCGGCACGACGCTGTTGAAAAAGGCCGGCTACTGGCGGTTCTCAGCCACGAAATCCGCACGCCGTTGCACGGTATGCTTGGCCAGCTCGATTTGCTGCAGCGCGAGCCCGAGATGCCGACGGCGGCCGAGCCCCGTCTCGCCCTCGCCCGGCGCACCGGGCACGAGACGGTCACTCTGCTGGAGGACATCGTCGCGATGTCCGGCGTTGAAGCGGGTCGACAGCTTGTGCGCCAGGAGCCCTTCTCGCCGCGAGAGTTGCTGGCGCATGTCGTCGAGCTCGTGCAGCCACGCGTCGAGTCCTCGCAGTTAGCCATAACCGGACGTGTATGTGAGAGCGTGCCCGATGAGTTGCTCGGCGATGCGCCCAAACTGCGTCAGATTCTCCTGAATCTCCTCGATAACGCGATCAAGTTTACGGACGCTGGCGAGATTGCCCTGACAATGGAGCGAACAGGGGACGGGTGGTACCGACTCGTCGCGACGGATCCGGGCCGAGGCATGGCGGAGGATGAAACCGAGCGGATATTTGATGCGTTCTATCATTCAACCGATGTGCCCGGAGCCGGTCTCGGGCTCTATATTGTGGGTCGTCTGACGCGCCTGCTGGGTGGACAGGTACAGGCGGAATCCGCACCGGGAAGCGGATCGCGGATTTTCCTTGATCTGCCCCTCGACGCCGCTAAGCCGTGCAATACTGCCGAAATACCGTCAGTACCTCGTACTCTTGGAGTCCGGGTCTTGCTGGTGGAGGACGAACCAGCTAACCGCGCCGCGGTACAGGAGATCCTTCAGGCCGAGGGGCAGAAAGTTACCGCCGTGGCGACGGCGGCCGAGACACTGGAGTTGATCGCTGCCGGCAACGAGTTCGATATGATCCTGCTGGATCTGCGCTTGCCGGGCATGGACGGTGTGAGCGTCATGGAGCAGCTTGCAGTGCGGCGACAAGGTCGCAAAATACCCGTGGTAGCCTTCACCGCAGATGACACGGCCGAACGACGCAGTGCGTTTCTGCAAGCCGGTGGTAGCGCTGTGCTAACCAAACCGTTGGAACTGGATGCCTTTTATCGGCTGCTAGCGGGTGTCAGTGTCACCGAACGGTCACCTGGAGCGGTTGATGACCGCTGGAGCGAACTGGCGGATCGCGTCGGCACCGCTACGCTGGCGCGTCTCCTCGACATACTCCGGGACAGTCTCTGCGACATGCGTGCGGAACTCGAAACGGCAGTGACGAGGAGCGATGCTGCCCGCTGTCGGGAGATCGCGCACCGGATCCAGGGAAGCGCCGCCAATTACGCGTTGCATAAGATTGAAGCACAGGCGAGCGTCGTGAACCATCACGACGACAGCGAATCAATCAATTTGGCTTCCGAGCTTGTCACCACTGTTAATGCCGAACTGATAGCACTCGATCGGCGGTTATCCGAACCATCCAGTTAAGAAAAGAGGGGCCTTTTTGCACCACGGGGAAACAGTGATTGTGGTTGACGATGCGCGTGAGAACCGTGAGTTGATCGCCACCTATCTGGAGCGCGAGGGTTATGGGGTATTGCGGGCGGAAAGTGGGGAGGCGTACCGGGAACTGCTTGCGAACGCCGCACCGGCTCTCGTTTTGCTGGATATCGGCCTGCCGGATGTGGACGGCTTGACGCTGGCGCTTGAGACACGGGAGCGCTGCAGTGCGGGCATCATTTTCGTGACTGTGCGCAATAGCCAGTTCGATCGGGTTGCGGCACTGGAGCTTGGCGGCGATGACTACCTCATCAAGCCGGTTGATCTGCGAGAGCTGCTGGCGCGAGTGCGCAGTGTGCTCAGGCGCCGCTATACCCCCGAGGCGCATCAGGGAAGCTCGGTGTTCGAGTTCGCCGGATATCGTCTGGATCTGATCCGCCGAAGCCTTATTGACGCCGGCGGCCAGCCAGTACAGTTGACCACGGGCGAGTTCAGTCTCCTGGCTGCATTGCTGGATGCTGACGGTGAACCGGTCGGCCGTGACGCGCTGCTGAGCGTTATCAGCAATCGTGACATCGAAGATATCAGTGAGCGCACGGTCGATACGCTGGTACGACGCCTGCGGCGTAAAACGGAAGACGACCCCGCCCGCCCCTTTCGCATCCAGACTGTCCACGGCGTTGGCTATCGCATCAACCGCCACTAATGGCCGATTGAAATGTGACTCGCTGTTAACACTGCGTTAACTCCTGTCGCTTGGACAGCCCACCCCCGCGGTATAGCGTCAACTCTGGAGATAACACTCGGAGTACCGCCAATGTCGGCGGAGCCTCCAATACAGGACGCCCAATGCAGAAGACGACACGGCTTGCCGGAACGGCAAGTCATACTGATGTGACTGGCTTTCCCCTTGATCGGCCGACCATTGCCATACTCGCGGCCATGAGTGCATGCGGTTATGCCACTCGAGCAACGGCCGAACAGCTCCAGACCAACCTCGAGATTGATGGGCGTACCGCCACAACAGTTACCACCGATGCCGGTCGGACGTCGGTTACGACGAATACGACCCAGGGCAACAGCGCATTCAATTCCTTTAAGCACTTCCGAGTCGTTACCGGCGACACCGTCGATCTGCATTTACCCAACGGCACCAGCAATCTCGTCAACCTGGTGCACGATTCAAAGGCGGTTATCGATGGCACGGTCAATAGCCTGATCGAGGGAGCGGTGGGTGGTCACGTTGTTTTCGCCGACCCTCACGGCATTGTTGTTGGCGCCTCCGGCACCTTGAATGTGGGCAGCCTGTTGCTGACCACGCCAACCGCATCATTCATGGATGACCTGATCGATCCGGGTAATCACGCGATCAACGCGAATGCGGTTCAGCGTCTGCTCGACGGTCAGGCTCCGCAGAACCCCACGGCAAGTGTTCTGGTGGGAGGACGGATTAACACCAGTGCCGATATTCACCTTGAGGGCGTGAATATCGAGGTCTCCGGCGAAATGCACGCGGCTACTCCAGGCGCACAGGCGGCGCTTTTTGAAGCGAGCGTTAACACGGATGGCCTTGAGGCCGCGGATTTCGCATCGGCTGACGGTGGCGACATCGTTATCGGTGCCCGCCATGAGCTTGGTGCGGACACCAGCGTCAATATCGCTGATACCGGTAGCGTGCACGCAGATGGCGATATCGTGGTAAGCGCCCGCACCTCCCACCATTTGGCCGTGGGTGTTGCCGGCGGCAGCAGCGACGTCACCGTGGGCGGTGCGATCACGGGTGACGATGTTCGGCTGGTTGCCGAGACCAACGTTGTCGCCGATCTGGAGAGCGGACCTGATGAGCTTGCCGACAGCACGGTGGCTGAACGATTCAGTGGGGTCACCGCTTTCATGGAGGATCTGGCTACCCAGCGTCCCGGAGAGCTTTTGCTGGATGGCGCCATTGAGTTGTTCGGCTCCGCCGCCGTGACCGATGGCGACGCCCGCGTTGAACTGGTGCAGGGCGCCGATGTGACGGCCAGCGGTGATGTGGATGTAGATGCCAACGCAACGCGTACCATCAATCGGCCCCGTACCGGGAGCGCCGTGGAGCAGCTCGGCCTTGGCATCGCTGCGGCTGTCCAGCTTGGCGAGACCAGCGTTATTGTTCGTGACGGTGCCAGTATCGACGCTAGCGGCGATGTCGCCGTGCGTGCGGCAAGTGAGAATAGCCTGCTCAATGCGGCGGAGCCCAAGCCCGAAGATGGCGATCAAAACGCCGCTGTGGCGGGCATCGCTGTCAGTTATGCCGATGTCACCACGGAAGCGGTGATCGAAAGCGGCGCGAGTATTACCGCCCGGGACGTGGCGGTAGAGGCCGACAATCAGAATGCGTTTACCACCACCTCCAAAGTCGAGGTGGATGGTGATGAGGGCGTCGCGGGTGTGAGTTTCGCGCTTTCTCTGGTGAATACCGAGGCGAACGCGAGCCTTGGCACCGGTCTGACGGGTGTCCGCGATATCAGTGTGCTGGCGAACACCGAAACGACTGCCAACACCACGACGGCTAGCGGCACGATCAAGGACCAGCCCGGCACCTGGGACAAAATCAAGGAAAAGGTCTCTGATAACGCCAAGGAGGCGGTGACCGATCAGGCCGCTTCCCTCGGTACGACGCTGGCGTCGAAGATTCCCGGTCTTGGTGACAGCATCACCACTTCCAGCAACACGGGAGAACCCGAACAGAACAGACAGGATACGGAGAGCGTCGCCAGCCAGATTGCCGATAAGTTCCGTCTGAGCGGGGCGCTTTCGATCGCTGACACCAGCCAGGACAGCCACGCCAGTATCGCCAATGGCACCGAAATCCGCGCCGATGGCGACGTTACCGTGCTGGCACGCGTCTCCGACAGCGGCATTCGTAACAGCGCGCAGAGCGCTGTGGCGGCTGCTACCGAGGACGGCAATGCGAGTGTTACGACCAGTGCCGCGGTGAACTGGGCCGATCACCACCACGGCGCCACCGCAACGGTTGGCGACAACGGCTTTATCCGCGCGGAACGTCTCGGAGTGGGGAGCGAGGTCGATATCCCCCTCAACCTCAGTGATGAGCTGCAGAACGTTGTTGATGCGGAGAACGTATTCACCTCGATGGACAGTTTCTGGGATGTCACTGATGTCTTTTCGTGGTTCAAGGACCTCAACGAATCCCGCGATCTGGCCGGACATCTATTCAATAGCACGGCGAACAGCACGGGTAGTGCTGAGAAGGTCGGGCTTGCCGGGTCAGTGAACGTATTCAATGCCGATCAGACCAGCACTGCCTGGATCGGTGATGGCGCCGACATCAAGGTCGCGGCAGCCGATGCAACCTGGACGACCGACCTTGGTGAGGATCAGCAATGGAGCTGGTCCGGGCCACTCGCCGTGGATGCACGCAAGCGCGTTATCAGTATCAATGTCGCCGGGAATTTCGGCTGGCTGGATTTCTTCGGCACCGGAGATACCGATGATGAGGACGGCACGGCTCTCGGCGGTGCCTTCAACTGGACCCAGTACACCGGCGATACCATTGCCGGTATCGGTGATGGGGCTCTTATCGAGGCAGAGGCTATCAGCGTTGAGGCCGAGGCGTTCCACCAGATCGTCTCGCTCGCCCCGAGCGCCGGCAAGGCCGACCAGGCCGCGCTCAATGGCACCTTTGCTATCTCGCGAATGGATACGGGCACTCGAGCGTCGATGGCTGCGTCCGCCGACGTCACGGCCGATCGGCTGACCATTGATGCTGACGAGACGATCTCTGTCTGGACCGCTGCTGGCGCGGTAGCGGTGAGCGAGAACATCGGTATCGGTGCCGGTGTGGCCGTTAACGACATCGCCACGCAAAGTCTGGCATACGTTGGCGATAACCGTCGTGACAGCCCGTTCCTCGCAGATCCGGACAGTCTGACCGTCGCGGGTGCGCCTGCGGGTGGTTATTTGCGCGTGAATGAGCTCACCGTCGAGGCCATCACCGCCGGTCAGGCCGGCGTCTTTGCCGTGGCGGGTGCCGCCGCGGTGGATAGCGATGATGACAGCAGCAATAACGATGCCAGTGGCGGCGGTGGAAGCGACAACGCCAGCCTCATGCAACAGGGCAAGGGCGCTATCACGTCTCGTGTTGGCCAGGTTCGTGACAAGGCGGGCGATCTGGCAGAAAACATCCCGCTTTTGAACGCCGCTACCGACGAAATCCGTGGCAAGCAGGACGCCAACAGGGAAACCCCTGCGGAGGGCAACGAAATCAACGGCAGCGCGTCGGCCGGTTCGACGGACACCTCCAGTACGGCCGGTAATCAGAGCAAGGGCTCAAGCCCTGATATCGCCGCGTCCGGCAGCGTGGGTGTCAATCTCACCCGTCAGGAAACTCGTGCCAGCGTTGAAGGCGGCACGATTGCGGCGCGAGACGAGGACGTGGCCGTAGCCACCGATATCCAGGCGGTCAACGACACGCTTATGCTGGGGACAGCCGGCGCCGGATCGGTGATCAAGGCTGGTGGTGACGATTCCTCGTTCCAGACCGCGCTTGCCGGCGCAGTGTCACTGAACATCCTGCAGAACGAGACGGTCGCGACCCTTGATGACGTGATGCTCCAGGACGCCGGCGATACCCGTGTCGAGTCCATGAGTGCAGGCGATCAGGTCGCCCTTGGTCTGGGACTGGCGATGAACCTCTCTGGGGGAGACACCTCGGATACGAGCTTTTCTGCCGCTGGCTCCGCCTCCGTCAACTGGACCGCTAACAGTACTGAGGCGTCGGTGCGCGACAGTGATATTGCTCAGGCGGGTGATGTCGATGGCAACGACGCTGCCATGAGCGTGCTCGCCTACGACCGCACGCGCATTGCCACGGGTGGTGGTTCATTGGTCTCCGGTGGCTCTGCCGGCGTGGGTGCGGCGTTCACTTTGTCGAATATCGGTAACACCACGGACGCGACCGTCGCGGGTGTGGACGTTGATATGGGTGCACTGGGTGTGCGTGCGCTCACGCGTAATCGCATTCTTGGCGCTGGCGCGGTGGGTGCATTCTCGGATCAGGAGGATTCGGTCAGCCTCGCCGGCACGCTGGTCTTTAATCTCATCAACAATACCGTGGACGCTTCCATCGAGAGCAGTGACGGACGTGACAGCTCGGTGATTACCACCGGCGAGGTGCGTGTCACGGCGGCCGATCTGGATGAAGATGTTGAGGAGGGGTTGGCGCACCTCAACGATCTTAACGCCAGTCCTGATGAGGATGACGTCGACTTTGCCCTCAACGGGCTTGATGTAGCCATTCCGGATGGCGGCGATGCCGACCCTAGCGATGATAATTTCAAGCCCGATTACGAGTACGAATTACCTCAAAACGCGGCTGACGTCGCCAGCAGTGGCAGTGCCATTGTCGGGATAGCTGGCACGCTTCAGGCCGGTCGCTCCGATAATGTCGGCGCCTCAATCGCCCTGAATACGATCTCCAACGAGTACACAGCGCGCATCGATCAGGCCGACGTGGACGCCGGTGGTGATGTGAGCGTCGATGCTCGCGACACCGGCGCTATCCTGGGCGTCAGCATCGGCGCCGCGGTGACCAGCGGTGACTATGCCGGTATGGGTTCGCTTAGCGGCAACGTCATTGCCGGACGTACCGAGGCGGCGCTTGAGGGTGGCACGCTCGGGGCCGACAACCTGCGCGTCAGTGGTGTGAGCAGCGCCAACATCCTCTCCTTCGCAGGCAACATCTCCGGCTCCGCCAAGGCGGCGGGGGGCGCCGCGGCGGCGATCAATCATACCGGGGGGCTCGGTGACGAAGATCAGGTTAGCGACGCGCTAGCGTCGCAGACGATCGCTCGAGTTGATAATGCCGACGTCATGCTGACCGGCGGCGCCGCCGTGCGTGGTGCGCGCCAGAGTCGGATTCTGTCTGCTTCCATCAGTGGCGAGGGCGCGGGCAAGGTTTCCCTCGGCGGCTCGCTCAACCTCAACACCCACGTCGATCGCACCCGCGCCGAGCTCGTCGATAGCACGCTGAACGCTAGCAGCCTGACGGTGGAAACGGGGGATGACGCACTCAATGCTGGCGAAATCTTTGCCGGCTCGGGCCAGTTCGGTGGCGCCGGTAAGGCGGCCATCGGCGGATCATTCACCATCAGCACCATTGAATCTCAGCGCGATGCCCTGGTGCGTGACAGCGACATTACCGTGGCCAACAGTGCGCAGGTGGGCTCTGTCTACGATGCCGACATCATCAATATGGCGGTCGGTGGCGGCGGCGCGGGTACGGTAGCGGTTGGCGGTTCGCTGGTTACCGCAACGATCGCCGGCCACAGTCGATCTCGTATTCAAGGCGGCACGATTACCGCCGGAGGGGTTGATGTCACCGCCGCTGGTGACAGCCTCCGAATCATCTCCGCCGCCGGTAATGCCCAGGGGGCGGGCACCGCAGCGGTGGGTGGCGCACTGACGGTCAACACATTTGCGACGGATCGCCAGGCCGGCCTGGATGGCGTCACGGTGATGGCGAATAACGACATCAATGTCCTCGCCGGTGCCGACACCGAGATTAATACCGGTTCGGGCGCCGGCGGTGGTGCCGGTACTGCGGCCGTGTTGGGGTCAGCGACCATCAACACGGTGGTGGGGAGCGAAACCGCCAGCATCACTGGTAATAGCGACATCACCTCCACGGCGGGCGATCTGTCGGTGCGCGCCAACGATGGCAAGCGCATTATTCGCAGTATCTCCGGCAATGTGGGTGGTGCGGGGACGGCGGCCGTCGGTGGCGCGAACGTTACCAATACCCTCTCTGGCGTGCGGGAAGCGCTGGTGCACGGTGGATCCCTGGACATCGCCGGGAGCGTCAGCCTTGCCTCGGGCGGGACGGCCACGATCGACTCCATTGCCGCCTCTGCTGCCGGTGCAGGTACGGCCGCCGTCACCGGATCGCTCGCACTGTCCACTATCGACGGGGCCGAGGATGTCATCCTCCAAGATGCCGCGGTCTCTGCAGCCTCGGTGAAACTGAGCAATACGGGTGACATGGCTATCCGCACGGCGTCGGGTAACGCCAGCTTCGCCGGTACGGCGGCCGTCGGCGGGGCATCAAGCGTCAATGTCATGCTCAACCGACGCCAGGCCCTGGTGACCGGTAGTGACCTGACGCTGAGCGGTGATCTGGACGTGCTAACCGCGAACAATGGCAGCATTCAGACCCTCGCAACCAGTGGCGGTGCCGCCGGCACAGCAGCTGTGGGCGGTGCGCTGACGGTCAACGTGCTCGAATCGCAGCTAAGTGCCGGTCTGCGCGCTTCGCACATCAACACCGACGTTTCCGACTGGGCGACCACGCGCAATATCACCGTGCAGGCGCAGGAGAACGGCAGTATCGACTCGGTTGCCGGTCAGGTGCAGGTAGCGGAGACCGCCGCCGTTGGCGGTACCGGTGCCGTTAACTATCTGGGTAATAGCGTTGACGCCTTCGTCGAGGGCGGCGACAGTGCGAACTACCGAAGCACTAATATGCTGGTGGACGCTCAGAGCAACGCGGCCATTCAGACCGTGGCGCTGGGTGCCTCGGGTGCCAATCGTGCCGCCCTGGCCGGCTCGGCGGCGGTCAATATCATGCGCACCGAGACCACCGCGCGGATCGGCCGCCATGGTCATGACGCTGCCGGCGATCCCGATGTAGAAGCCCGCAACAATGTCGGTGTGACTGCCACCAGCAATGACATTGTGCGCGTTGCGGCTGGTGCTGCTTCTTTTGCCACTCAGGGCGGGGCGGGTAGTGCCGGCGCGATCGTCAACCTCGTCAACAGCCGCACGCATGCCGGAATCGATGGCGGCACTACGCGGGTTAACGCCCTGGCCCTCGATCCCAATGACACGCTCGAGGTTAGCGCGGGCAACCTCGAGGGCGATCCGCAGATCGGTCCTGGCGATGACGAGGAGCTGGCCGATAACCCCGACGGCTTTTTCACCGGCAGCGATGACGAGGCGTCGGCTTTCGCTGGACTCGGAGATCTCGAGTTCAATCCGGCGGCTGACCTCGCCGAAGAGACTGAGGAAGTGACCGGTCTGGCGGTACACGCGAGCTCCACACAGCAGGTCGGTACCGTGTCATCGGCGCTGGCCGCGGCCATTCCCGATATCTCTACCTTTGGTATTGCCGGCTTCGCCGGTGCTGTGCTGGCGGGCACAAACGTGGTGGATGGCCGTACAAGCGCAGTCGTGGACGGGGCGACGATCAACGATAACGACGCCGGTAATCGTGCGGCGCAAGACGTTAGTGTCGGTGCCTCCAGCCATAGCCTCACCGTGGACTACGCGCTTTCCGGTGCTGCCTCGACCTTCGCCGGGGCGGGCGTGCTTGCCGCATCGGTCATCTCCCGTGACACCCAGGCCGGTCTTTATAACGCGAATATAGGCAACGCCAATAATCTGGATATCTTTGCCAATGCCACGCAGGAGGGAACCAGCGTTTCGCTGGCAGCCGCGCTGGGTGGTGTCGGTGCGGGAGGGACCTTTGCCGCCGTGACCCTGCTCGGCGAGACGAGTGCCGGCGTTCGCAATGTCACCGCAGACGTTAACGCCATCAACGTGGATGCCCGCAATGACCGCGCCGTCAATCTACACTCCGGGGCCATCTCCATCGGCGCCGTTGGGTTAAGTGGCTCGTTCACGTTCAGCCTGGTGGATGGCGCTGTGGACGCCTTTATCGAGGGTGACGGCAACGGCAGTACCGACATCGATACGAACGGCGGTGATGTGCGCGTTAACGCCGAGACGGATACCACGCTGTTCAACAATGTTCTTGGCGCTGGTGCGGGCGCCGGTGCCATCTCGGGTGCGGCCGCGCTGAATGTCGTCAATAACGCCACCCGTGCGCGGGTTCAGGGGGCGAATCTCGGTGATCAGGACAGCCGCATCGGATCGCTCGCGATCGACGCCTCTGAAACCGTCGGCGCAAGCACCATCGCTGGGTCCGCCTCGGCCGGCCTCATTGCGGGCGCCGGTTCAGTCAATGTGCTGGTGATGCAGAGTAATCTCAGCGCTGAACTCGCCGATTCTGATGTTATTGCGAACGGCGATGTCGGCGTGGCGGCCCGGCGCGGGGTACGCGCACGGCAGATCGCCGCCGCGGGCGCCGTTGGCGATACGGCGCTGACCGGCGGCCTGGCGTTAGCGGTCCTGGGTAGCGGTAATACGGTCTATGTCGACGAGGACGGGAACACCTATGACCCCGGCGAAGATCTCGATTACGGGGATGACGGCACCCTGAGTCTGTTCGACGATGTTCTCTCCGCCGATACCCTCGCCAGCGACGACAGCGACGAGAAAGATGCCAGTCATCGTTTCCAGTTTGATATCACCGATTCGGAAACCGGTGATACCGAACGC
The Spiribacter vilamensis DNA segment above includes these coding regions:
- a CDS encoding response regulator transcription factor — its product is MVDDARENRELIATYLEREGYGVLRAESGEAYRELLANAAPALVLLDIGLPDVDGLTLALETRERCSAGIIFVTVRNSQFDRVAALELGGDDYLIKPVDLRELLARVRSVLRRRYTPEAHQGSSVFEFAGYRLDLIRRSLIDAGGQPVQLTTGEFSLLAALLDADGEPVGRDALLSVISNRDIEDISERTVDTLVRRLRRKTEDDPARPFRIQTVHGVGYRINRH